A stretch of the Terriglobales bacterium genome encodes the following:
- a CDS encoding ATP-binding cassette domain-containing protein gives MKLRPQPYVEFKNVTKAFGSHVVLDDVSFDVLPGETVFILGRSGVGKSVSLHHIMGFLKPDSGRVIVAYEDITDYTEQEMESIRKKVTMVFQNGALFDSLTVGENVAFPLRERGDLDEEQTYQIVDGLLEMVGVKGMRDLFPSDLSTGMKRSVAIARALAAQPEAILYDEPTTMVDPLMAQLLGDLIQKLKYQLKLTSIVVTHDMRLAQKLADRVVFLHEGKAIFFGPLSEWEHSSHPVLQEFLRLDELKLPA, from the coding sequence ATGAAGCTGCGGCCGCAACCTTATGTCGAATTCAAGAACGTCACCAAGGCGTTCGGATCGCACGTGGTCCTCGATGACGTCAGCTTCGACGTGTTGCCGGGAGAGACGGTCTTCATCCTGGGACGCAGCGGCGTGGGTAAATCGGTCTCGCTGCACCACATCATGGGCTTCCTCAAACCCGACTCCGGTCGCGTCATCGTGGCCTACGAGGACATCACGGACTACACCGAACAAGAGATGGAATCCATCCGCAAAAAAGTCACCATGGTCTTTCAAAACGGTGCATTGTTCGATTCCCTCACCGTCGGCGAAAACGTGGCCTTCCCCCTGCGCGAGCGGGGCGATCTGGATGAAGAACAAACCTACCAGATCGTGGATGGCCTTCTGGAAATGGTGGGAGTAAAAGGCATGCGCGACCTGTTCCCCTCCGATCTTTCCACGGGCATGAAGCGGTCAGTGGCCATTGCCCGCGCCCTGGCGGCGCAGCCCGAGGCCATTCTCTACGATGAGCCCACGACCATGGTTGATCCCCTCATGGCGCAACTGCTGGGAGACCTGATCCAGAAGCTCAAATACCAGCTCAAGCTGACCAGCATCGTGGTCACACACGACATGCGCCTGGCCCAGAAGCTTGCTGACCGCGTTGTCTTTCTGCACGAAGGCAAAGCCATCTTCTTTGGGCCGCTCTCAGAGTGGGAGCACAGCTCGCATCCCGTGCTGCAGGAGTTCTTGAGGCTCGATGAACTCAAGCTGCCGGCATAA
- a CDS encoding glycoside hydrolase family 3 C-terminal domain-containing protein: MPRLGVPSFGNSEGIHGVVQRGGGRAGRPAITTTQFPQPPGMGESWDPELVRQAGGVEGYEARFITQTEKYNRQMLMLWGPQADLARDPRWGRSEEVYGEDPFFNGTMVVAFAKGLQGDDPKYWQSAALLKHFLANSNENFRTSSSSDFDQRLFWEYYSVPFRMGFLEGGAKGVMASYNAWNGTPMAINPILKSIVQKQWGVDVLSSDGGAVKQLVTSHKRFANQQQAVVACLKAGINQFLDTYIEETKAAVKDGLVTEAEIDDLLRPKFRITLRLGLLDPREMVPYSNIKDSPEPWNTEKDKAVSEKMALESVVLLKNTDAFLPLKKDSIKSIAVIGPLADSVHWDWYGGTPPHAITPLDGIRNEVGPEVKVNYAADEIGNAAVHAAQSSDVAVVVIGNDPTCGPDMAHDWHTSPDGGNTFPCTVPSDGREGRDRESITLAQEQLVKQVYTVNPKTVVILVSSFPFAINWTQSNIPAILHMAHSSQDEGTALARVLFGDYNPGGHLVTTWPKSIDQLPAMMDYDIRHGRTYMYFKGDPLYPFGYGLSYTTFSYANLKTSSEELASDGTITVSVDVTNTGSRTGDEVIQLYVKHLKSRVERPGEELKGFQRVTLKPNETRTVQIPLKASTLAFWDEKQLQFKVEAEPVKLMIGSSSKDIKLDTTVRVR; the protein is encoded by the coding sequence GTGCCTCGTCTCGGCGTTCCGAGTTTTGGCAACTCTGAAGGGATCCACGGTGTCGTTCAGCGAGGCGGTGGCAGAGCCGGACGTCCCGCCATCACCACAACGCAATTCCCGCAGCCGCCCGGCATGGGGGAGTCGTGGGATCCCGAGCTGGTACGTCAGGCTGGCGGCGTCGAAGGTTACGAGGCGCGGTTCATCACGCAGACCGAGAAGTACAATCGCCAGATGCTGATGCTGTGGGGACCGCAGGCCGATCTTGCACGAGATCCGCGTTGGGGCCGGAGCGAAGAGGTCTATGGCGAAGATCCGTTCTTCAACGGAACCATGGTTGTGGCCTTTGCCAAGGGGCTGCAGGGAGACGACCCCAAGTATTGGCAATCCGCGGCGCTGCTGAAGCACTTTCTCGCGAACAGTAATGAGAACTTCCGCACCAGCTCGTCTTCCGACTTCGACCAGCGCCTGTTCTGGGAATACTACTCGGTTCCGTTTCGCATGGGCTTTCTGGAGGGCGGGGCCAAGGGAGTAATGGCCTCGTATAACGCCTGGAACGGCACGCCGATGGCGATCAATCCGATTCTGAAGAGCATCGTCCAGAAACAGTGGGGCGTGGATGTGCTCTCCAGCGATGGTGGAGCTGTGAAGCAGCTTGTGACTTCACACAAGCGCTTTGCCAATCAGCAACAGGCTGTGGTGGCCTGCCTAAAAGCCGGGATCAATCAATTTCTTGACACTTATATTGAAGAGACCAAGGCAGCCGTTAAAGATGGATTGGTGACTGAAGCGGAGATCGACGATCTGCTTCGCCCGAAGTTCCGCATCACGTTGCGGTTGGGGCTGCTCGACCCGCGGGAAATGGTGCCATATTCGAACATCAAGGATTCGCCAGAGCCCTGGAACACAGAGAAGGATAAGGCCGTCTCGGAGAAGATGGCGCTGGAATCGGTGGTGCTGCTGAAGAATACGGATGCGTTTCTGCCGCTAAAGAAAGACTCTATCAAGTCGATCGCCGTCATTGGACCGCTTGCCGACTCAGTGCATTGGGATTGGTATGGCGGCACGCCTCCACATGCGATTACGCCGCTCGATGGAATCAGGAATGAAGTCGGCCCCGAAGTCAAGGTCAACTATGCTGCGGATGAGATCGGCAACGCTGCCGTGCATGCCGCTCAGTCGTCCGATGTGGCGGTTGTAGTGATTGGCAATGATCCCACCTGCGGTCCCGACATGGCGCACGATTGGCACACCTCCCCCGATGGCGGGAACACTTTTCCATGCACGGTGCCGAGCGACGGGCGCGAAGGACGCGATCGCGAGAGCATCACGCTCGCACAGGAACAACTCGTCAAGCAGGTGTATACGGTCAACCCGAAGACCGTGGTGATCCTGGTCTCCAGCTTCCCATTTGCCATCAACTGGACGCAGTCGAATATTCCGGCGATCCTGCACATGGCCCACTCCTCACAGGATGAAGGCACCGCACTTGCCAGGGTTCTCTTTGGGGATTACAACCCAGGTGGTCACCTGGTGACAACCTGGCCAAAGTCAATCGATCAGTTGCCTGCAATGATGGATTACGACATTCGCCACGGTCGCACCTACATGTACTTCAAGGGAGACCCGCTCTACCCATTCGGCTATGGCTTGAGCTATACCACCTTCAGCTACGCGAATCTGAAAACAAGCTCTGAGGAACTGGCGAGCGATGGCACGATTACGGTCAGCGTGGACGTGACCAACACGGGGAGCCGGACCGGAGATGAAGTAATACAGCTCTATGTGAAGCACCTCAAGTCCAGGGTGGAGCGCCCAGGCGAGGAACTCAAGGGGTTCCAGCGCGTGACCTTGAAGCCGAACGAGACCAGGACCGTACAAATTCCACTGAAGGCTTCAACACTCGCCTTCTGGGATGAGAAGCAGCTTCAGTTCAAGGTTGAAGCAGAGCCCGTGAAGTTGATGATTGGCAGCTCTTCCAAGGACATCAAACTGGATACTACTGTGCGCGTTCGGTAA
- a CDS encoding BON domain-containing protein, with the protein MKAKIFLYPMSAIVLLALLTGCDRFGTRSDAQVASDVQSKINADANVPNKQLGVTSDHGVVTLSGTANSDMERTAAANDAGQVQGVKTVVNNIQVLSAANQPPVTPMSDNPAASVNPPADTTSSNPGTSPTRLRHRSPSKPRPDSAYTDTSNSGSSTPNTTNTASTSAPAYTPPPPPQPVTVAEGTMLAVSLIDPLSSESNKTGETFRASLETPLVGDDGRVAVPAGADIEGRIVDAKPSTHFSGSSNLALELTRITVGGKSYDIATNQWAKKGAGRGTRSAETIGGGAAVGALIGGLIGGGKGAAIGAGAGGAAGTGVQAATHGEAIKLPSETRLDFRLASPVTVTPVASVRRQPVQ; encoded by the coding sequence ATGAAGGCAAAAATATTCCTTTATCCCATGAGCGCGATTGTATTGCTGGCACTGCTAACAGGCTGCGACCGTTTTGGCACCCGCAGCGACGCGCAAGTCGCCAGCGATGTGCAAAGCAAGATTAACGCGGACGCCAATGTCCCCAACAAACAGCTCGGCGTTACCTCAGACCACGGCGTGGTAACACTCTCCGGAACCGCCAATAGCGATATGGAGCGTACGGCGGCAGCGAACGATGCCGGCCAGGTCCAGGGTGTAAAGACCGTAGTCAACAACATTCAGGTGCTCTCGGCGGCGAACCAACCGCCTGTGACACCCATGAGCGACAACCCCGCCGCCTCCGTGAATCCGCCGGCGGATACGACGTCTTCAAATCCGGGCACAAGCCCTACGCGGTTGCGCCATCGGTCTCCGAGCAAGCCCCGGCCCGACAGCGCATATACTGATACCTCCAATTCCGGGTCATCCACGCCGAACACTACGAATACGGCAAGCACGTCGGCGCCGGCCTATACGCCTCCGCCACCACCGCAGCCGGTCACGGTAGCTGAGGGTACGATGCTCGCGGTGAGCCTGATTGATCCTCTCAGCTCAGAGTCGAATAAAACCGGGGAAACTTTCCGTGCTTCCCTCGAAACCCCACTCGTGGGAGATGACGGCCGGGTTGCTGTTCCTGCCGGCGCGGACATTGAAGGCCGCATCGTAGACGCGAAGCCTTCTACTCACTTCTCGGGCAGCTCGAACCTGGCGCTTGAATTGACGCGTATCACGGTCGGCGGCAAATCTTATGACATCGCCACGAACCAATGGGCGAAGAAGGGGGCGGGGCGCGGGACACGTAGTGCTGAAACCATTGGCGGCGGTGCAGCAGTGGGCGCACTGATCGGCGGATTGATTGGCGGCGGTAAGGGTGCAGCCATTGGCGCCGGTGCAGGCGGAGCCGCAGGAACCGGTGTGCAGGCAGCCACGCATGGAGAGGCAATAAAACTGCCCTCGGAAACACGCCTGGATTTCCGGCTGGCAAGCCCAGTTACAGTAACTCCGGTTGCCAGCGTAAGACGGCAACCTGTCCAGTAA
- a CDS encoding amidohydrolase family protein, which yields MCDLTRASDLAVVGAKIYPSPAERPIENGTILIHDGHILAVGPSATVKIPRQAEVIDCKGLVVTAGFWNSHVHILTPGLLHAEKLSPEKIDSQLQEMLTRWGFTTVFDIASLLDNTTLIRRRIESGEVKGPRILTVGEPFWMKGGTPIYVRGFLEANHINIPEVESTRQATERVRRQIRDGADGIKIFANSIEQDGILTMPLDLARAIVTESHRAGKPVFAHVSNDQGIEVAVQSGVDILAHTTPADDLWSPAFAERLKAANMALTPTLTLWEVEYKGSDPDELKKGMGKAAQQLKAFSQAGGQILFGTDVGYIERFDTSEEYTWMSRAGMSFQQILASLTTNPAQRFGDSAHSGRIAKGMDGDLVVLQADPAQDAIAFSKVRYTIRGGNVIYSEK from the coding sequence GTGTGTGACCTCACCCGCGCGAGTGACCTCGCCGTAGTTGGAGCAAAGATTTATCCTTCGCCGGCGGAACGGCCAATCGAAAATGGCACAATCCTTATACACGACGGCCACATTCTTGCCGTCGGGCCCAGCGCTACCGTCAAAATCCCGCGCCAGGCGGAAGTCATTGACTGCAAGGGCTTGGTTGTGACCGCAGGTTTCTGGAACAGCCATGTACATATCCTTACGCCGGGGCTGCTCCATGCAGAAAAGCTTTCGCCGGAGAAGATTGATTCGCAACTCCAGGAGATGCTCACGCGCTGGGGATTTACTACGGTCTTTGACATCGCGTCTTTGCTGGACAACACGACTCTCATCCGCCGTCGTATAGAAAGCGGCGAAGTGAAAGGGCCGAGGATTCTCACCGTCGGGGAGCCGTTCTGGATGAAAGGTGGAACGCCCATTTACGTCAGGGGGTTCCTCGAAGCCAATCACATCAACATTCCCGAAGTCGAATCCACCAGGCAAGCGACGGAGCGAGTGCGCCGGCAAATCCGCGACGGCGCCGACGGCATCAAGATTTTTGCAAATTCCATCGAGCAAGATGGCATCTTGACCATGCCTCTGGACCTGGCTCGTGCGATCGTCACCGAGTCTCACCGCGCCGGAAAACCTGTTTTTGCCCACGTGTCTAACGATCAAGGAATCGAAGTAGCCGTTCAGAGCGGGGTCGATATTCTTGCCCACACCACCCCGGCCGATGATCTCTGGAGTCCGGCTTTTGCCGAACGCCTGAAGGCGGCCAACATGGCTCTTACTCCCACGCTCACTTTGTGGGAAGTCGAATACAAGGGCAGCGACCCTGATGAACTCAAGAAAGGCATGGGCAAGGCAGCCCAACAACTAAAGGCTTTCTCTCAAGCAGGAGGGCAAATCCTGTTCGGCACTGACGTCGGCTATATCGAACGGTTCGACACTTCAGAAGAATACACGTGGATGTCCCGGGCTGGCATGAGTTTCCAGCAAATCCTTGCTTCGCTTACCACGAATCCTGCCCAGCGCTTCGGTGACTCGGCTCATAGTGGACGCATCGCGAAAGGGATGGATGGCGACCTCGTTGTTCTACAGGCGGATCCTGCGCAGGATGCCATAGCATTTTCCAAAGTGCGCTACACCATCCGAGGCGGGAACGTCATCTACTCGGAGAAGTGA
- a CDS encoding potassium channel protein, whose translation MELRRRLLYAVILLVVVTTLSVTGYLWLGGPNVTFLQALYMAVITLAGVGYGEIVDTSHNPLLRIFNMFVVLVGVTITVYVFSSVTAFLVEGEITNIFWRRRMHKKISELKDHYVVCGLGTTGRHAVEELQKSGTPFVVIEMHEENIQRLREHKALDMANLLYIIGDATDDDVLTEAGVGRARGLIVALSADKDNLVIIVMVRQMNPKIRVVARCTDPKFSDKMLKAGANSTVSPNHIGGLRMASEMLRPNVVSFLDLMLKEQSRTLRVEEVEVGGASAWVGKTLGQLDLRTAYNLLPMAVKRPASAADSNYHVNPPDSLTIEKGMILIVIGEVKDLQRVRQEANV comes from the coding sequence ATGGAACTCAGGCGCAGGCTTTTATATGCAGTGATCTTGTTGGTTGTGGTCACCACGCTCAGCGTGACGGGATATCTCTGGCTGGGCGGTCCTAACGTCACCTTCTTACAGGCCCTGTACATGGCGGTGATTACGCTCGCCGGCGTGGGTTATGGGGAGATTGTAGACACCAGCCATAACCCCCTGCTGCGAATTTTTAATATGTTCGTGGTGCTGGTGGGGGTGACGATCACGGTGTACGTGTTTTCCTCGGTAACCGCCTTCCTGGTGGAGGGCGAGATCACCAACATTTTCTGGAGACGCAGAATGCACAAGAAAATCAGCGAACTCAAAGACCATTACGTGGTTTGCGGCCTGGGCACCACCGGCCGGCATGCCGTGGAGGAGCTCCAGAAATCGGGCACGCCGTTCGTGGTGATCGAGATGCACGAGGAAAATATTCAGCGGTTGCGCGAGCACAAAGCCCTGGACATGGCCAACCTGCTTTACATCATCGGCGATGCCACCGATGACGATGTACTGACTGAGGCCGGCGTTGGCCGGGCGCGCGGGCTGATTGTGGCGCTCTCCGCCGATAAGGACAACCTGGTCATTATTGTCATGGTGCGGCAGATGAATCCTAAGATCCGCGTTGTGGCGCGCTGCACCGATCCTAAATTTTCAGACAAGATGCTGAAGGCTGGGGCGAATTCCACGGTCTCTCCGAATCATATCGGCGGGTTGCGCATGGCGAGCGAGATGCTGCGGCCCAATGTGGTCAGCTTTCTTGATCTGATGCTCAAAGAGCAGTCGCGCACGCTGCGCGTGGAAGAAGTTGAGGTGGGTGGCGCCTCAGCGTGGGTAGGAAAGACGCTCGGCCAGCTCGATTTACGTACCGCTTACAATCTGCTGCCCATGGCGGTCAAACGGCCTGCCAGCGCAGCCGACAGCAATTACCACGTTAATCCGCCGGATTCGCTCACTATCGAAAAAGGAATGATTCTCATTGTCATTGGAGAGGTGAAAGACCTGCAGCGCGTGCGGCAGGAGGCAAATGTCTGA
- a CDS encoding molybdenum cofactor guanylyltransferase, protein MTAFVLAGGKSTRMGADKAFLKFGDTTLLERAVGVAKLVADAVYTCGPREKFGAEAIEDIFPDCGPLGGIHAALQSSQSEWNLVLAVDLPFVEAGFLRYLLRQAQPKTEGEVDSVLAVVPRAARGWQPLCALYRKAFAEAAEKALREKRYKIDSLFAEVPVRPVEEAEILQAGFSLRIFDNLNTPQDFNLAQQRLP, encoded by the coding sequence GTGACTGCATTTGTACTGGCGGGCGGAAAAAGTACGCGCATGGGCGCCGACAAGGCCTTTCTCAAATTCGGAGACACGACCTTGCTGGAGCGCGCGGTCGGCGTTGCAAAATTGGTCGCCGACGCGGTTTACACTTGCGGCCCCCGAGAAAAATTTGGAGCTGAGGCCATAGAAGATATTTTTCCCGATTGCGGTCCCTTGGGCGGCATTCATGCCGCATTGCAGTCATCCCAATCTGAGTGGAACCTGGTTCTGGCCGTGGATTTGCCTTTTGTAGAAGCAGGTTTCCTGCGTTATCTGCTGCGCCAAGCCCAGCCTAAGACTGAAGGCGAAGTCGATTCGGTCCTGGCCGTCGTCCCTCGCGCCGCCCGCGGCTGGCAGCCGCTGTGCGCGCTTTATCGCAAAGCTTTTGCCGAAGCTGCGGAAAAGGCATTGCGTGAAAAGCGCTACAAGATAGACTCCTTGTTTGCCGAGGTACCGGTTCGCCCCGTGGAGGAGGCAGAAATCCTTCAGGCTGGATTTTCTCTGCGGATATTCGATAATCTAAATACGCCCCAGGACTTTAATTTAGCGCAACAGAGGCTCCCATGA
- a CDS encoding prepilin peptidase: MTAADWQQFTPIIILGLFFLGLIFGSFLNVCIYRMPQGLSVVKPRSACPQCKAAIRAYDNIPVLSWILLRGRCRDCKAAISPRYAIVELLTAALFTASFLHFGFTLETAKACVLSFLLTGLILTDADCHLLPDGLTLPGLALGLGFSLLVPVDNFFSQMLPLSLWRGISPEVSWRLASLLDSFMGAALGAAFIYGAGFVYLKWKGIEGMGFGDVKLMAMIGSFLGMRMTILIIFLAAMSGAVFGLTIMLVVWRKRLRRRLQRGKEPAAIARQRAWRSASLLYRQYEIPFGSFLGSVGLLMLFYGDTMVRWYMRLYGIYY, from the coding sequence GTGACCGCAGCGGACTGGCAGCAATTCACCCCCATCATCATTCTCGGATTATTTTTTCTCGGGCTGATCTTCGGCAGCTTCCTCAATGTATGCATCTATCGCATGCCGCAGGGTCTTTCGGTCGTAAAGCCGCGTTCGGCCTGTCCGCAATGCAAGGCGGCCATTCGCGCTTACGACAATATCCCGGTCCTGAGCTGGATTTTGCTCCGAGGACGTTGCCGGGACTGCAAAGCCGCCATCTCACCGCGTTATGCAATTGTTGAATTGCTGACGGCCGCGCTCTTTACAGCAAGCTTCCTGCACTTTGGATTCACGCTGGAAACCGCCAAGGCCTGCGTTCTGTCTTTTCTTCTCACCGGATTGATTCTTACCGACGCCGATTGTCATCTGCTGCCCGATGGTCTCACGCTCCCGGGCCTTGCCCTGGGACTCGGGTTTTCTTTGCTTGTACCGGTGGATAACTTTTTCTCGCAGATGCTGCCTCTTTCCCTGTGGCGTGGAATTTCCCCTGAAGTTTCCTGGCGTCTGGCCTCGTTGCTGGATTCCTTCATGGGAGCGGCCCTGGGGGCGGCCTTCATCTATGGCGCCGGCTTTGTGTACTTGAAATGGAAGGGCATTGAAGGCATGGGCTTTGGCGACGTCAAGCTGATGGCGATGATTGGCAGCTTTCTCGGCATGCGCATGACAATTCTCATCATTTTCCTGGCAGCCATGTCAGGCGCGGTCTTCGGGCTCACCATCATGCTCGTGGTTTGGCGGAAGCGCCTACGCCGCCGTCTGCAGCGCGGTAAAGAGCCTGCCGCAATCGCGCGCCAGCGGGCCTGGCGATCGGCTTCGCTGCTTTACCGGCAATATGAGATACCGTTTGGCTCTTTTCTGGGCAGCGTAGGGCTGCTGATGCTTTTCTACGGAGACACTATGGTTCGCTGGTATATGAGGCTCTACGGAATTTACTATTGA
- a CDS encoding DUF1569 domain-containing protein, with protein MHSECETVRAAIERATAGMSTDELVWHPEGKWSSAEVLEHLALSYSGTAKGMRRVLQSDAPNVRPATLKERLSVLVLVGLGYFPEGRKAPKQVTPRGANPEHILNQIQANLCEMDKVISDCEQRFGAKAIVLAHPVLGPINLCQWRKFHRIHCLHHMKQIQALRARIQGKN; from the coding sequence ATGCATTCTGAGTGCGAAACCGTGCGTGCGGCGATTGAACGGGCAACAGCGGGCATGAGTACCGATGAATTGGTCTGGCATCCGGAAGGGAAGTGGTCTTCAGCCGAGGTCCTCGAGCACCTCGCGCTGTCCTACTCCGGAACAGCAAAAGGAATGCGCAGGGTTTTGCAGAGCGATGCACCCAACGTTCGTCCGGCGACGCTGAAAGAGCGTCTTTCCGTTCTCGTGTTGGTCGGATTGGGATACTTCCCGGAAGGACGCAAAGCGCCTAAACAGGTTACGCCGCGCGGCGCTAATCCCGAGCACATTCTGAACCAGATTCAAGCCAACCTGTGCGAAATGGATAAGGTAATCAGTGATTGCGAGCAGCGCTTCGGAGCCAAGGCCATTGTTTTGGCGCATCCGGTGTTAGGGCCGATTAATTTGTGCCAGTGGCGGAAGTTTCACCGGATCCATTGTCTGCACCACATGAAGCAGATTCAAGCTTTGCGCGCACGGATACAGGGGAAAAATTAA
- a CDS encoding macro domain-containing protein, with translation MSEQDKNHVSERTFETVFVDENPEVVNALAVSFGRKWPGAVRFTIGNILAAEPGVIVSPTNCYGDMGAGLDLQLRTWYTSLESRLQQYILLRPSRRLPIGAVVWIEKGDSNHPAVIFSPTFRTAQDLASPNRVYRAAFAIFSSVRAYNGATLNEPVRRILMPGLGTGVGGLDVALAANKIRQAYHRGLAFPPHELEAPTVIRS, from the coding sequence ATGAGTGAACAAGATAAAAATCACGTTTCAGAGCGAACCTTTGAAACGGTTTTTGTGGATGAGAATCCCGAGGTTGTGAATGCGCTTGCTGTGTCTTTTGGGCGGAAGTGGCCAGGAGCTGTTCGATTTACCATTGGGAATATTCTTGCCGCTGAACCGGGAGTGATCGTGTCACCGACAAACTGTTACGGTGACATGGGCGCGGGCTTGGACCTGCAACTTCGGACTTGGTATACGTCCCTTGAGAGTCGGCTGCAGCAATACATCCTTTTACGTCCATCAAGGAGATTGCCCATCGGAGCCGTAGTGTGGATTGAAAAAGGAGATAGTAATCATCCAGCAGTAATTTTTTCTCCGACCTTTCGCACTGCGCAAGACTTGGCCAGCCCCAACCGAGTCTATCGAGCGGCATTTGCGATATTCAGTTCGGTCAGGGCCTATAACGGTGCGACACTCAATGAGCCGGTTCGCAGGATACTAATGCCAGGCTTGGGAACAGGCGTTGGTGGGCTTGATGTAGCTCTAGCTGCCAACAAAATACGCCAAGCGTACCACCGCGGCCTCGCCTTCCCGCCGCATGAGCTAGAAGCACCCACTGTAATTAGATCTTAA